One region of Luteolibacter yonseiensis genomic DNA includes:
- a CDS encoding tyrosine-type recombinase/integrase produces the protein MKNVIEAVPCKHPRYSHRVRFYGPDGKRKDRFFTNQTEAAAFAKEQAKETGKLGSDFGFVTEEERAALAYWRAFVEGVPHAPPPSLLSVLQGYGATWKASRSSVTVAAALDAYEVAKTAEGLRPMSLQGIRTRCGRFAKDFGPRVISSITTAEISDWILSLSAIRQRGPVKRKPGREGEPAQVGLLAKRNHRLAVSGLFNYAKTRGWVENNPVTDAARPKPPKVRPGILRPADVARLFDALEKESPALVPFWAVRFFSGVREAEAVRMDWSMIDLAAGEIHLPDTVTKTGNSRTLKIEPVLAAFLTPHAQTDGALVTRSAMARRYHLAKATNRLKVEDEAAKEEAVKNGEEPPRPFPSPMPANAARHSFATFHLLAFRHAGETSIQLGHGGSPELLHRHYKGISTEAEAKAFWAIRPTAKTENVTNIKTGRRTA, from the coding sequence ATGAAAAACGTCATTGAAGCGGTGCCTTGCAAGCATCCCCGCTACAGCCACCGGGTCAGATTCTACGGCCCGGACGGGAAGCGGAAAGACCGCTTTTTCACCAACCAGACGGAGGCTGCGGCCTTTGCAAAGGAGCAGGCCAAGGAGACCGGCAAGCTGGGATCCGACTTCGGATTCGTCACCGAGGAGGAGCGGGCCGCCCTCGCCTATTGGCGGGCGTTCGTCGAGGGCGTTCCCCACGCTCCCCCACCCTCCCTGCTTTCCGTCCTGCAAGGCTACGGGGCCACATGGAAGGCCAGCCGGTCCAGCGTGACGGTTGCGGCGGCGCTGGATGCCTACGAGGTGGCCAAGACCGCCGAGGGACTGCGTCCGATGAGCCTGCAAGGCATCCGCACACGCTGCGGTCGGTTCGCGAAGGACTTCGGCCCGCGTGTCATTTCTTCGATCACGACGGCGGAGATTTCCGACTGGATTCTCTCCCTGTCCGCCATCCGCCAGCGGGGCCCTGTGAAACGGAAGCCAGGGCGGGAAGGTGAACCGGCGCAAGTCGGGTTGCTGGCGAAACGAAACCACCGTCTCGCCGTGTCGGGGCTTTTCAACTACGCGAAGACTCGCGGCTGGGTGGAGAACAACCCGGTCACGGATGCCGCCCGCCCCAAGCCGCCGAAGGTCCGCCCCGGCATCCTCCGGCCCGCTGACGTGGCTCGTCTCTTCGATGCTCTGGAAAAGGAGTCTCCCGCGCTCGTCCCGTTTTGGGCTGTCCGCTTTTTCTCCGGTGTGCGGGAAGCCGAGGCCGTCCGGATGGACTGGAGCATGATCGACCTTGCCGCCGGTGAGATCCACCTGCCCGACACCGTCACGAAAACCGGGAACTCGAGAACCTTGAAAATCGAGCCGGTGCTTGCCGCGTTCCTCACTCCCCATGCCCAGACAGACGGGGCGCTCGTCACCCGCTCCGCCATGGCCCGCCGTTACCATCTGGCCAAGGCCACGAACCGGTTGAAGGTCGAGGACGAGGCAGCCAAGGAGGAGGCCGTGAAGAACGGAGAGGAACCGCCACGACCATTCCCATCCCCCATGCCCGCCAACGCCGCACGCCACAGCTTCGCCACGTTCCACCTGCTCGCGTTCCGGCACGCCGGGGAAACATCGATCCAACTCGGCCACGGCGGCAGTCCTGAGCTGTTGCACCGGCATTACAAGGGAATCTCAACCGAGGCCGAGGCGAAAGCATTCTGGGCGATCAGACCGACCGCGAAAACCGAGAACGTGACGAACATCAAAACAGGGAGGAGGACGGCATGA
- a CDS encoding EamA family transporter — protein MLVDGSGSGLLSKMEAADTGTPKSLRTRGVLLAVGSAASNQVGAAMGSLAFPVLGPPGVVAVRQAIAAVLLWSIAKPRLGSFTRAQWIPVLSLALALGVMNLTLYFAIQRIGLGLAVALEFLGPLGVSLFGARSRAVVVAAALAGIGVLALTHPDASSDFAGIGLALLAACGWASYILLNRTIGRRLPGLEGTAVATGISASLFFPIGVFIFIKAQPGVAIVCYAVGAGVLASAIPFALDLVTLRRLPPSLFGVISSIQPVFAALVGVVILRQPLIPLEWLGILLIAAANIIVLSFGGSGRGKALFN, from the coding sequence ATGCTTGTCGACGGTTCGGGTTCCGGATTACTCTCGAAAATGGAAGCTGCGGATACCGGAACTCCGAAAAGCCTGCGGACAAGAGGTGTCCTGTTGGCCGTGGGTTCCGCGGCATCCAATCAGGTCGGAGCGGCAATGGGTTCTCTCGCATTCCCCGTGCTGGGACCACCCGGAGTTGTGGCGGTCCGGCAGGCGATCGCGGCCGTGTTGCTGTGGTCCATTGCCAAGCCGCGGTTGGGAAGTTTCACGCGGGCCCAATGGATTCCCGTGCTGTCTCTCGCGCTTGCGTTGGGCGTCATGAATCTGACGCTCTATTTCGCGATCCAGCGGATCGGACTGGGATTGGCTGTCGCTCTTGAATTCCTGGGCCCGCTGGGAGTATCATTATTTGGCGCGCGCTCCCGGGCCGTTGTTGTTGCGGCGGCGCTTGCGGGTATCGGGGTGCTCGCCCTGACACACCCGGACGCATCAAGTGACTTTGCGGGTATCGGACTGGCACTTTTGGCCGCCTGCGGCTGGGCATCCTATATCCTGTTGAACCGCACCATCGGGCGTCGTCTGCCCGGCTTGGAGGGAACGGCGGTTGCGACCGGTATTTCGGCGAGTTTGTTTTTTCCAATCGGAGTATTCATTTTCATCAAGGCACAGCCGGGTGTGGCCATCGTGTGCTATGCCGTCGGTGCGGGTGTTTTGGCCTCCGCCATTCCCTTCGCCCTGGATCTGGTGACGCTTCGCCGTCTGCCGCCATCGCTTTTCGGAGTGATTTCGAGCATCCAGCCTGTTTTCGCCGCTTTGGTAGGAGTCGTGATTCTGCGCCAACCGTTGATCCCGCTCGAGTGGTTGGGAATCCTGCTGATCGCGGCGGCGAACATCATCGTTTTAAGTTTTGGCGGCTCGGGGCGCGGCAAAGCTCTTTTCAATTGA
- a CDS encoding alpha-ketoglutarate-dependent dioxygenase AlkB family protein: MDFFGNDPTTNLLPRDGTVNYFGPILSVVDTRNHYETLLRDIPWKHDEVVIYGRRITTARKVAWYGDSDFSYTYSGTTKQALVWAPELAALKDLVEKLTGAVFNSCLLNLYHDGSEGMSWHSDDEKSLGKDSAIASVSFGAAREFRLKHKRTDEKVSVLLESGSLLVMKDTTQTHWLHCIPKSAKIKTPRINLTFRRMAGMDSHSGTIP; encoded by the coding sequence ATGGATTTTTTCGGAAATGACCCCACGACCAATCTCCTGCCACGCGATGGCACGGTGAATTACTTCGGCCCCATCCTGAGCGTTGTGGACACGCGGAACCATTACGAAACCCTCCTCCGCGACATCCCGTGGAAACATGACGAAGTCGTGATCTACGGCAGGCGCATCACCACCGCCAGGAAGGTCGCATGGTATGGAGACTCGGATTTTTCCTACACCTACTCCGGCACCACCAAACAGGCCCTCGTCTGGGCACCGGAACTCGCCGCGCTCAAGGACCTGGTCGAAAAACTGACCGGCGCGGTTTTCAATTCCTGCCTGCTCAACCTCTATCACGATGGAAGCGAAGGCATGTCATGGCACAGCGACGACGAGAAATCCCTCGGCAAGGACAGCGCCATCGCCTCCGTCAGCTTCGGAGCCGCGCGGGAATTCCGCCTCAAGCACAAGCGCACGGACGAGAAGGTTTCCGTCCTTCTGGAAAGCGGCAGCCTGCTCGTCATGAAAGACACCACCCAGACCCATTGGCTCCATTGCATTCCCAAATCCGCGAAGATCAAAACCCCGCGCATCAACCTGACCTTCCGCAGGATGGCGGGGATGGACAGCCATTCCGGCACCATTCCGTGA
- a CDS encoding M13 family metallopeptidase — protein sequence MMPKTVFPLPPSLAARLLASAFLLSSAMPAPAQITPEPSPPKDILAANLDTSVDPAVDFYTYANGGWLARNPIPASEAAWGIGNLVRDELLAKLRSINEEAAKAGAAEGSEQRKIGDFWATAMDEAKADAAGLAPLSKELAMIDSIETVGGVLDASFALRSLMVETFCAVSVGQDEKQSDLMSVHIWQGGLGLPERDFYFNPEKGTAKVRQEYSAHLTRMLVLLGRADDDARKASDKVMELETALAKASRKLEDLRDPGANYHKMTPGGLTEKHTPLIVWQDRLAAMSLRPDSVIVGQPEFFTELDRLLKETSLPVLKDYLRLRLVSTYAPYMGKAWEHEDFAFTGKILSGQKEPQPRWKRVLEAQEFAMGMMLGKIFVKEYFPEREKRRYAELVEHVRGAFRERIEKLDWMSDATKAKAREKLDKLAVKVGYPDRWKDQSALVVGTDSWCGNMMLAARWQFADMISKFAKPVDRTEWEMTPQTYNAYYQPSNNEIVLPAAIFSVPGMKDSALDDAMVYGYAAASTIGHEITHGFDDEGRKFDAAGNLKDWWTEEDGTRFQKRAAVMVAQYDAIQPLPGLSINGEASLGENLADLGGVQLALDAFKKTEQFRKGESIGGFTPVQRFFLGYTYAWIYKDREENLRAKLLSDVHAPPHWRVNVPLSNIPEFHEAFGIKPGQPMWRSPESQVKVW from the coding sequence ATGATGCCAAAAACCGTCTTCCCTCTCCCTCCATCGTTGGCCGCCCGGCTGCTTGCGAGCGCTTTTCTTCTCAGCTCCGCGATGCCGGCTCCCGCCCAGATCACCCCGGAGCCATCCCCGCCCAAGGACATTCTCGCGGCGAATCTGGACACCTCGGTGGATCCGGCGGTGGACTTTTACACATACGCGAACGGAGGCTGGCTGGCGCGCAACCCGATCCCCGCATCCGAGGCGGCATGGGGCATCGGCAATCTGGTGCGGGACGAGTTGCTGGCGAAGCTCCGCTCGATCAACGAGGAGGCGGCCAAGGCAGGGGCTGCGGAAGGAAGCGAGCAGCGGAAGATCGGCGATTTCTGGGCCACAGCGATGGATGAGGCCAAGGCGGATGCCGCGGGGCTGGCACCGCTGAGCAAGGAGCTTGCGATGATCGATTCGATCGAAACCGTCGGCGGCGTGCTGGACGCCTCCTTCGCACTCCGGTCATTGATGGTGGAAACGTTCTGCGCCGTGTCGGTGGGACAGGATGAGAAGCAGAGCGATCTGATGTCCGTCCACATCTGGCAGGGCGGACTGGGACTGCCCGAGCGGGATTTTTATTTCAACCCGGAAAAGGGAACGGCGAAGGTCCGCCAGGAATACTCCGCCCACCTCACCCGGATGCTGGTGCTCCTCGGTCGCGCCGATGACGACGCCCGCAAGGCGTCGGACAAGGTCATGGAACTGGAGACCGCCCTGGCCAAGGCATCGCGGAAACTGGAGGACCTGCGTGATCCGGGGGCTAACTATCACAAAATGACGCCCGGGGGACTTACCGAAAAGCACACGCCCCTGATCGTCTGGCAGGACCGGCTGGCGGCGATGTCGCTGCGCCCGGATTCCGTCATCGTCGGCCAGCCGGAGTTTTTCACCGAACTGGACCGTCTGCTGAAGGAGACATCCCTCCCCGTGCTCAAGGACTACCTGCGTCTCCGGCTGGTCTCTACCTACGCCCCATACATGGGCAAGGCGTGGGAGCACGAGGACTTCGCCTTCACCGGGAAAATCCTCTCGGGACAGAAGGAACCGCAGCCCCGCTGGAAACGCGTGCTGGAGGCCCAGGAATTCGCGATGGGCATGATGTTGGGGAAAATTTTCGTGAAGGAATATTTCCCGGAGCGTGAGAAACGCCGCTACGCGGAGCTGGTCGAGCACGTCCGGGGCGCGTTCCGCGAACGCATCGAAAAGCTGGATTGGATGAGCGACGCGACCAAGGCGAAGGCCCGGGAGAAACTCGACAAGCTCGCCGTGAAAGTCGGCTATCCGGACCGCTGGAAAGACCAGTCGGCATTGGTCGTGGGGACGGATTCCTGGTGCGGCAACATGATGCTCGCCGCCCGCTGGCAGTTCGCCGACATGATTTCCAAATTCGCCAAACCGGTGGATCGTACGGAGTGGGAAATGACGCCCCAGACCTACAACGCCTACTACCAGCCCTCCAACAATGAGATCGTGCTGCCCGCCGCCATTTTCTCTGTTCCGGGCATGAAGGACAGCGCGCTGGACGATGCCATGGTCTACGGCTACGCCGCCGCCTCCACCATCGGTCACGAGATCACCCACGGGTTCGACGACGAAGGCCGGAAATTCGATGCCGCAGGCAACCTCAAGGACTGGTGGACGGAGGAGGACGGGACACGCTTCCAGAAGCGGGCGGCCGTGATGGTCGCACAATACGACGCCATCCAGCCCCTGCCCGGACTTTCCATCAACGGCGAGGCCAGCCTGGGTGAAAACCTCGCCGACCTGGGCGGCGTGCAACTGGCGCTCGACGCGTTCAAGAAGACCGAGCAGTTCCGCAAGGGCGAATCGATCGGCGGATTCACTCCGGTCCAGCGTTTCTTCCTCGGCTACACCTATGCATGGATCTACAAGGACCGTGAGGAAAACCTGCGCGCCAAGCTGCTCAGCGACGTGCACGCCCCGCCCCACTGGCGGGTCAATGTCCCCCTCTCGAACATTCCCGAGTTCCATGAAGCCTTCGGCATCAAACCCGGCCAACCCATGTGGCGGTCTCCGGAATCCCAAGTGAAGGTTTGGTGA